The genome window CTGCTTTAACCAGTTTaagtttttcaggtttttaagcAGAACCAATCACGGTATTTTACagattacttaaaaaaaacatcagttgtTATCCAGCTTAACAAATCCAATACTGGGATATGTAAGGTTTTCATTTATCggccatctttctttctttgttgtttttttgtttccaaattCTGACTCAGATTTGAATTTTGTCACTAAAGTTAATCTGATGGTCTCATTTTGATAGGTAAGCGGGTGATAACGGTGATATCAGTTATCCTGTTGCACGACTAAAATGAATCCTATGCTCTTCCCCGACAGGcgcgtctgaacctgtagcccgTGCATATGGAGAGGAGCTGGCTCGCAACGGCGTCAgcatcatcttcatcactgaGGACAGCTCCTCTGTGATAGACGCTGTTGCATTCCTCTCCCAAACCTACGGGGTGGAGACCTCTGTCGTCACAGCTAACTTTCCTCTGGGCCAAGCGGCAGCTAAAGCCATCACAGAAGCTTTGAGGGGTAAAGATATCGGCTTCCTGGTGAACTGTGTGGACGAAACATTGGCCTCACCCCGGAGCCTGATTGAAATTCCCGAGCAGGGCGTCTTGGACCAGGTGAACAGGAACGTCGCTGCTGCTACTCTGATGGCCCGACTGGTGCTGCCAGGGATGGTGGAGCGCAGCAGAGGGGCTCTAGTCAACATATCCTCAGGCGCCTGCTGCAGACCCCTACGTGGAAGAGTGACACTCACTGCCTTCACTGTAAGATAAATCTCTGTGGGAATTAGATCCATATGCGATGTATAGGAGCATGTTTTGACAAAAACAATCAGATGCAGCAGACTTTCCAAAGGAACTTTCCTGTGAACCAAATAAAATATCCAATTAAAATTTCACTTTTCCTTCCATGCCAGGGATACCTGGATCATTTCTCAAGAGCTCTTCACTTTGAGTACA of Fundulus heteroclitus isolate FHET01 chromosome 15, MU-UCD_Fhet_4.1, whole genome shotgun sequence contains these proteins:
- the hsdl1 gene encoding inactive hydroxysteroid dehydrogenase-like protein 1, giving the protein MAAVDSFPFLYREISRACSPHFETLALVGALYAASRALVLLKDCCAVVRVHFLPRMMPSGKLTRRYGAWAVIYGASEPVARAYGEELARNGVSIIFITEDSSSVIDAVAFLSQTYGVETSVVTANFPLGQAAAKAITEALRGKDIGFLVNCVDETLASPRSLIEIPEQGVLDQVNRNVAAATLMARLVLPGMVERSRGALVNISSGACCRPLRGRVTLTAFTGYLDHFSRALHFEYSAKGIFVQSLIPLQIASSRRQRSSSREGWFVPSPEVYARHALSTLGVSNRTTGYWPHTLQYGLMRCIPEWIWILASRLLSGAS